One stretch of Saccharopolyspora erythraea DNA includes these proteins:
- a CDS encoding EthD domain-containing protein gives MIHQLIFAAPKPGMTERQFQDYWIDVHAVRYASKIPQIRRYAVDRRLELPDDGGEPLWSGVGEIWLRNAEEQLASLQTPEFLDGARADEPRWAAFWRTVVLDTDAHVLVEGPPQRADQHEAKLFVLVKRKQGISLDDFRRRALRTRSATSIPGLVRYVQGHSRDGMYGVGEAPLDAAFQLHFAGPEALVDARNTAEYRAFESELREFVEPRYVHTLAVEQNWVIGPEAR, from the coding sequence GTGATCCACCAACTCATCTTCGCCGCCCCGAAACCGGGGATGACCGAGCGGCAGTTCCAGGACTACTGGATCGACGTGCACGCGGTGCGCTACGCGAGCAAGATCCCGCAGATCCGCCGTTACGCCGTCGACCGAAGGCTCGAGCTGCCCGACGACGGCGGTGAACCGCTGTGGAGCGGGGTCGGGGAGATCTGGCTGCGCAACGCCGAGGAGCAGCTGGCCTCGCTGCAGACTCCGGAGTTCCTCGACGGCGCCCGCGCCGACGAGCCGCGCTGGGCGGCGTTCTGGCGCACCGTCGTCCTCGACACCGATGCGCACGTGCTGGTCGAGGGGCCGCCGCAGCGCGCCGACCAGCACGAGGCGAAGCTGTTCGTGCTGGTCAAGCGCAAGCAGGGGATCAGCCTGGACGACTTCCGCCGGCGCGCCCTGCGAACCCGGAGCGCCACGAGCATTCCGGGGCTGGTCCGCTACGTCCAGGGGCACTCCCGGGACGGCATGTACGGCGTTGGCGAGGCGCCGTTGGATGCCGCTTTCCAACTGCACTTCGCCGGCCCGGAGGCACTCGTCGACGCCCGCAACACCGCCGAGTACCGCGCCTTCGAGTCCGAACTGCGGGAGTTCGTCGAGCCGCGGTACGTGCACACCCTCGCCGTCGAGCAGAACTGGGTCATCGGGCCCGAAGCCCGGTGA
- a CDS encoding muconolactone Delta-isomerase family protein, whose amino-acid sequence MLFYCQMRWNHEGRITIDELLDIEYEETKHAQETLDSGFCVGIWKVAGQKRVIAIVDAPSADELDRSVFRLPMREYLEFEEIWALRDYLSFADDVERRYRDV is encoded by the coding sequence ATGCTCTTCTACTGCCAGATGCGCTGGAACCACGAGGGGCGCATCACGATCGACGAGCTGCTCGACATCGAGTACGAGGAGACCAAGCACGCGCAGGAGACGCTGGACTCCGGCTTCTGCGTGGGCATCTGGAAGGTGGCCGGGCAGAAGCGGGTGATCGCGATCGTCGACGCGCCCTCGGCCGACGAGCTCGACCGGTCGGTGTTCCGCCTCCCGATGCGCGAGTACCTCGAGTTCGAGGAGATCTGGGCCCTGCGCGACTACCTGAGCTTCGCCGACGACGTCGAGCGCAGGTACCGGGACGTGTGA